The proteins below are encoded in one region of Silene latifolia isolate original U9 population chromosome 2, ASM4854445v1, whole genome shotgun sequence:
- the LOC141641261 gene encoding protein DOG1-like 4 translates to MSSIEEKFSKYYEWWLNQLESHLQNLVLERQPNYTTIVSALTTHHKDYYTAKWALAHEDILAFFSPKWLSPLESAFSWVTGWKPSTAFRLVDSLRRTRAPLTSLAQLTEDQVKRIDELRVKIKSEEGKVEREMERQQVALGDRNLAHLAQVAGKRGVTGPVRDEGVKGILDGLEKVMKMADYARLKTLKGVLDVLSPKQGVDFLAMFAMVHLQMRKWGKQRDSRATTSASASATATATATATATLTLATTLIN, encoded by the coding sequence ATGAGTTCAATAGAAGAGAAATTTAGCAAATATTATGAATGGTGGCTAAATCAACTAGAAAGCCACCTACAAAACCTAGTATTGGAGCGTCAGCCAAATTACACAACCATAGTCTCAGCATTAACAACCCACCATAAGGACTACTACACGGCTAAGTGGGCCTTAGCCCATGAAGACATCTTAGCCTTCTTCTCACCAAAATGGCTAAGCCCGCTTGAGTCAGCCTTCAGTTGGGTCACCGGTTGGAAGCCCTCCACAGCCTTCCGGCTGGTGGACTCGCTTCGTCGAACTCGAGCCCCACTCACTAGCTTGGCTCAACTCACTGAGGACCAGGTTAAAAGGATTGATGAGTTGAGGGTGAAAATTAAGTCTGAGGAAGGGAAGGTTGAGAGGGAAATGGAAAGGCAACAAGTTGCCCTAGGAGATCGCAACCTAGCTCATCTGGCTCAGGTTGCAGGAAAAAGGGGTGTAACCGGGCCGGTTCGAGATGAAGGGGTTAAGGGGATATTGGATGGGTTAGAGAAGGTTATGAAGATGGCTGATTATGCTAGGCTTAAGACTTTAAAGGGTGTTTTGGATGTGCTTAGTCCTAAACAAGGTGTGGATTTTTTGGCTATGTTTGCTATGGTTCACCTACAAATGAGGAAGTGGGGTAAACAAAGGGATTCTAGGGCTACTACTAGTGCTAGTGCTAGTGCTACTGCTACTGCTACTGCTACTGCTACTGCTACCTTAACTTTAGCCACAACGTTGATTAATTAG